The genomic stretch GGACGAGCAGCACCTCGTCGAGCGGCGCGTGCTTCTCCACGACCCGCTTGACCTTGCCCAGTTCGTCCATGAGGCCGGTCTTGGTGTGCAGCCGGCCGGCGGTGTCGATGAGGACCACGTCGACCCCCATCTCCTTGCCCTCCTTGACCGCGTCGAAGGCGACGGAGGCGGGGTCGCCGGCCTCCGGCCCGCGCACGGTGTAGGCGCCGACCCGCTCGCCCCAGGTCTGCAGCTGGTCGGCGGCCGCGGCACGGAAGGTGTCGGCGGCGCCCAGGACGACGGTGCGGCCGTCGGCCACGAGCACGCGCGCGAGCTTGCCGGTGGTGGTGGTCTTGCCGGTGCCGTTGACGCCGACGACCATCACGATGCCGGGTTTGCGGTCCTCGGGCTCGGTCTTCACCGAGCGGTCGACGTCGGTGCCGACCAGCTTGAGCAGCTCCTCGCGCAGCAGGCCGCGCAGCTCCTCCGGGGTGCGGGTGCCGAGCACCTTCACTCGCTCACGCAGGCCCTCGACCAGCTCCTGGGTGGGCTGCACGCCGACATCGGCGGTGAGCAGCGTGTCCTCGATCTCCTCCCAGGTCTCGTCGTCCAGGTGCTCGCGCGAGAGCAGCGTGAGCAGGCCCTTGCCGAGGGCGTTCTGGGAGCGGGACAAGCGGGCGCGCAGCCGGACCAGCCGGCCTGCGGTGGGCTCCGGGATCTCGATCTCGGGAGCCTCTTCGACTGCAGGAGGCTCCTCTACGGCGACCGGTGCGGCGCCGCCGGGGAGATCCACCTCCTCGATCGTCCGGCGCGGTTCGTCGCGCGGCGTCTCGGCCTCGTCGCCGACGTGCGGCTCGGCCGGGGGCGCGGTGATGTCGGGCGTCTTCGGGGGCGGCGGAGGCAGCGGCTTGCGACGCCGGCTGCCGACGATCAGCCCACCGAGCGCGCCGATCACGACCACGGCGATGACTACAGCAAGGATGATGGTTTCCATAACTCGTCCAGTATCAGCCATGGGGTGCGAGGGGAGGTTTTTTGTGGCTTCCTCCGAGAGACAAACGCCACGTAAAGCAAGGAGTCGGAGCAAAGTACGATGGTGGCGACTCTGTTGACGCGCGTAGAGTCCGACCATCCGCTGTCCCCCCACGTCTGGCCATTTCTTCATGACCAAAACCGTCGAGACCGAAGGCGCTCTCGAGACCCGAGGCATCGAGCAGGTCCCGGATCACGAGCGCACCGCGAAGACCCGTGAGCTGTTCCCGACCTGGGTCGGCGCCAACATCAGCGTGCTGCTGCTGACGATGGGCGCGAGCCTCGTCGTGGCGTACCACCTGGACATCTGGCAGGCGCTCGTCGTCGCGGTGGCCGCGCCGGTCGTGTCGTACGGCCTCGTCGGGCTGATCGGCATCGCCGGCAAGCGCGGCGGCGCGCCCGGCATGGCGCTCTCGCGCGCGGTCTTCGGCCAGCGCGGCAATCTGCTGCCCGGCTCGCT from Streptomyces roseochromogenus subsp. oscitans DS 12.976 encodes the following:
- the ftsY gene encoding signal recognition particle-docking protein FtsY; translated protein: METIILAVVIAVVVIGALGGLIVGSRRRKPLPPPPPKTPDITAPPAEPHVGDEAETPRDEPRRTIEEVDLPGGAAPVAVEEPPAVEEAPEIEIPEPTAGRLVRLRARLSRSQNALGKGLLTLLSREHLDDETWEEIEDTLLTADVGVQPTQELVEGLRERVKVLGTRTPEELRGLLREELLKLVGTDVDRSVKTEPEDRKPGIVMVVGVNGTGKTTTTGKLARVLVADGRTVVLGAADTFRAAAADQLQTWGERVGAYTVRGPEAGDPASVAFDAVKEGKEMGVDVVLIDTAGRLHTKTGLMDELGKVKRVVEKHAPLDEVLLVLDATTGQNGLVQARVFAEVVDITGIVLTKLDGTAKGGIVVAVQRELGVPVKLVGLGEGADDLAPFEPEAFVDALIGD